Proteins from a single region of Psilocybe cubensis strain MGC-MH-2018 chromosome 3, whole genome shotgun sequence:
- a CDS encoding Protein kinase domain-containing protein ppk32, protein MFAAATSFFARTNISQSYSIGSPSQGLGLGTSRPSTPGGTSTGTSLSAPPAATPTFYIGLWKVQSAWHKVTNKRVSVWTFDKRGQDMERLGPQSKERVVEVMKSEASALGRLRHPSILGDLFDNVQKHIRKLTRFVEEMVEPLEETRNELVFATEPVLASLQLAIPDSGRQTSLVELDEIEIQKGVLQMCKGLSFLHTSAKLIHSHLSPETVVINGAGDWKISGLGLTIPLYAPGGGATRWEFPTFDGRVPPYIQRSFDYMAPEYALDEQLVTASDMYSLGCILYAVHCKGIPPFRNHGSLGGLRENASKPVPGIDRLDGDLQVLLRSLITRHYGSRPTPESLPSHAFFSSLPISTLNFLDRSNFTAKTREEKISFMKGLTTVLDRFSEGLRTRKILPSLLEEMKDTQLLPYILPNVFVISQNLSASQFASIVLPSLKPLFAIREPPQNMLTLLDNLTMLQDKTDKNVFREHVLPLVYNALESEHAVVQERALKVVPGLCDTIDYAEVQEVLFPRVAFVFTKTRILTVKVATLVTLLAMVKTLDQTTLTQKLVPLLSKIRTKEPAVMMATLSVQEAMGLKVDREAVATLVLPQLWAMSIGPLLSVGQFQRFMQVIKKLAERVEKEHDQFLRDSQRLEDRSGIATDGNQVANGITQNVDFESLVGGKANGQTIKADTAVDNNASWDDDVWGSIFNNNLSATSSTTTSPSPPHQSSSFASPASSSLVATLPSRNTSYQSRPSNLNPIPLSSTSTASPLSRRQERMAPDVQKSVNTGSQARMSYSQNLLPTPPRVTPQALSQPLQPTYSAPNYNIYASPAGTATSGSAFAPTINASLPLMPQQSSMASLTQPIQPQMGGLLTPSRPVQSSTGTSNVLSKDDWGDFDPLS, encoded by the exons ATGTTCGCTGCAgccacttctttctttgccCGGACCAATATCAGTCAGTCGTATAGCATTGGCTCGCCGTCACAAGGACTGGGATTAGGGACTAGCAGGCCATCTACTCCAGGAGGTACCTCAACAGGGACCTCACTGTCTGCACCACCTGCTGCAACTCCTACTTTCTACATAGGATTATGGAAAGTGCAATCTGCCTGGCATAAGGTCACCAATAAACGCGTGTCCGTATGGACTTTCGATAAAAGAGGACAAGATATGGAAAGATTGGGCCCTCAGTCCAAGGAAAGAGTAGTTGAAGTTATGAAATCTGAG GCTTCAGCTCTAGGAAGACTGCGGCACCCTTCTATCCTAGGTGACttgtttgacaatgttcAAAAACACATCAGGAAACTCACGCGTTTCGTTGAAGAAATGGTGGAACCTTTAGAAGAAACACGGAATGAGCTTGTGTTTGCCACAGAACCAGTGCTGGCGTCGCTGCAATTAGCCATCCCAGATTCCGGAAGACAGACTTCTCTTGTTGAACTTGATGAAATCGAG ATACAAAAAGGTGTGCTTCAAATGTGCAAAGGGCTCTCATTCCTCCACACGTCAGCAAAATTAATTCATTCACATCTGTCTCCCGAAACTGTGGTGATCAATGGTGCC GGTGATTGGAAAATTTCAGGTCTAGGTTTGACCATTCCTCTGTACGCTCCTGGAGGAGGTGCAACCCGGTGGGAGTTTCCGACCTTCGATGGGAGAGTACCGCCATACATTCAAAGATCATTTGACTACATGG CTCCGGAGTATGCTTTGGATGAACAACTCGTAACTGCCTCAGATATGTATTCCCTTGGGTGTATATTGTATGCAGTCCATTGCAAGGGAATCCCTCCTTTCAGGAATCACGGTAGTCTTGGTGGATTGCGTGAAAACGCTTCAAAACCTGTGCCTGGTATTGATAGGCTTGACGGTGATCTTCAAG TCCTTCTCAGGTCTCTAATCACGCGACACTATGGATCGAGACCTACCCCTGAATCATTACCCTCCCATGCTTTTTTCTCATCGTTACCTATCTCTACTTTGAATTTCTTGGATCGCTCGAATTTCACTGCCAAGACGCGAGAAGAGAAGATATCTTTTATGAAAGGCCTTACCACTGTCTTGGATCGGTTTTCAGAAGGATTACGAACAAGGAAAATTCTCCCTTCATTATTGGAAGAA ATGAAAGATACTCAACTCTTGCCTTACATTTTACCCAATGTCTTTGTAATATCCCAAAATTTATCTGCATCCCAATTTGCTTCCATCGTATTGCCAAGCTTGAAACCCTTGTTTGCGATTCGAGAACCACCTCAAAACATGTTGACCCTTCTGGACAATCTTACAATGCTTCAAGACAAAACAGACAAAAACGTTTTCAGAGAAC ATGTCCTCCCTCTTGTTTACAATGCGCTTGAATCTGAACATGCCGTG GTGCAAGAGAGGGCTTTGAAAGTCGTTCCTGGATTATGTGATACGATTGATTATGCTGAAGTTCAAGAAGTTCTTTTCCCCAGAGTAGCC TTTGTGTTCACCAAAACTCGCATATTGACTGTGAAAGTTGCTACTCTGGTTACTCTACTTGCAATGGTGAAAACCTTGGATCAG ACAACGTTAACCCAGAAGCTTGTACCATTGCTGTCAAAGATCCGCACGAAAGAACCCGCTGTGATG ATGGCAACATTATCTGTGCAAGAAGCCATGGGATTGAAAGTAGATCGAGAGGCGGTCGCAACTTTGGTTTTACCTCAACTATGGGCAATGTCAATAGGACCAT TATTAAGCGTTGGTCAATTCCAGCGTTTTATGCAGGTCATCAAAAAACTTGCAGAGCGCGTTGAAAAAGAGCATGATCAATTTCTGCGCGATTCTCAACGTCTGGAAGATCGGTCGGGCATAGCAACTGATGGAAATCAAGTTGCAAATGGAATCACTCAGAATGTCGATTTTGAAAGTCTGGTTGGTGGAAAGGCAAATGGCCAAACAATCAAAGCAGACACTGCCGTCGACAATAATGCTTCTTGGGATGATGATGTATGGGGAAGTATATTTAATAACAATCTG AGCGCAACGTCATCTACGACAACTTCACCCTCACCACCTCATCAATCGAGCTCTTTTGCTTCTCCCGCATCATCCTCTCTAGTCGCAACTCTGCCCTCCAGGAATACTTCTTATCAATCTCGTCCATCTAACTTAAACCCGATTCCTTTGTCGTCAACTTCTACTGCGAGCCCTCTATCCAGACGTCAAGAAAGAATGGCCCCAGATGTGCAAAAATCCGTCAATACTGGCTCGCAGGCACGAATGTCTTATTCCCAAAACCTCCTGCCCACTCCTCCTAGAGTAACCCCACAGGCGCTTTCACAACCTCTGCAACCGACATACTCCGCCCCCAACTATAATATCTATGCATCCCCTGCGGGTACAGCTACTAGTGGCTCAGCTTTCGCTCCAACGATTAATGCATCCTTGCCTTTGATGCCACAGCAATCAAGCATGGCTTCGCTTACACAACCGATTCAACCTCAAATGGGTGGTCTACTGACACCATCAAGACCAGTTCAatcatcaacagggacatcCAATGTGCTTTCGAAAGATGACTGGGGGGATTTCGACCCGTTATCATAG
- a CDS encoding ATP-dependent helicase hrq1 has translation MATRLKRIEQLLAVDELHYYTGLLGSHVAYILRRFRRVCEAVGNKRIRLVSCSATLANPAEYMSKLFAIESASLEVISNDGAPSGSKEYILWNPPLIDEMDPSLGRRSSLSEASKLMRTLMKSGLRVILFCKIRKVCELVSEIVSLCRVVVKYDIQQAMKTLKADLSNEGRMDIVEKDRRQIEHEAFSGQLLGIIATNALELGIDIGALDAVIMLGFPMTISNFRQQAGRAGRRSQDSLAIMVADPFPIDQHFVNQPLGLFEDSLDDLIIDMENELILEAHLQCASYEMPIAKVDEKWFGSMCMSICKRKLLKDDDGWYHPDPKFLPFPSRHVAIRGTQEETYMVVDMTNSTSLNKLEEVEFSRALFELYEGGVFMHQGETFIVKEVSHDSKVAKVVRADVNYITSPRGSNILDAVELITPPWERETIGFWIDLPNVILERLYAEEIDGAAAIHAAEHAVLNQYALSQDVKTDCRVAKEGYADGNTSAKRAPRLVFYDAVGKTGGVISRAFDNGVQSQACKDANLISSKSGAKIILDYLTGTQIDCKDDTPRT, from the exons ATGGCGACACGTCTCAAGAGGATAGAACAG TTGCTAGCTGTGGATGAGCTTCACTATTACACTGGCCTACTTGGAAG TCATGTGGCTTATATCTTACGACGGTTTAGAAGAGTTTGCGAAGCGGTTGGCA ACAAACGAATACGACTTGTGTCATGCAGTGCAACGCTCGCCAATCCAGCagaatacatgtcaaaatTATTCGCCATCGAGAGTGCCTCATTGGAAGTCATATCCAACGACGGTGCACCGTCTGGTAGCAAAGAATATATTCTCTGGAACCCTCCATTGATAGATGAAATGGATCCGTCCTTGGGACGACGATCATCGTTATCAGAAGCGTCAAAGTTAATGAGAACACTAATGAAGAGCGGCCTGCGGGTTATACTCTTTTGCAAG ATACGCAAAGTCTGTGAACTGGTGAGTGAGATCGTATCTCTGTGTCGGGTAGTCGTCAAATACGATATACAACAGGCCATGAAGACTCTCAAAGCGGATCTTAGCAACGAAGGTCGCATGGATATTGTGGAAAAG GATCGTCGACAAATTGAACATGAGGCATTCTCTGGCCAGTTATTAGGCATCATCGCTACAAATGCTTTGGAACTTGGTATTGACATTGGGGCTTTGGATGCAGTCATTATGCTTGGATTCCCTATGACGATTTCAAATTTT AGACAACAAGCAGGTCGGGCAGGTCGACGCTCTCAAGATTCGCTCGCCATCATGGTCGCGGATCCTTTCCCTATCGATCAACATTTCGTGAATCAACCTTTGGGTTTATTTGAGGATTCGTTGGATGATCTGATAATTGACATGGAAAATGAATTGATATTAGAGG CTCATTTACAGTGTGCTTCCTACGAAATGCCTATCGCCAAAGTAGATGAAAAGTGGTTTGGCTCTATGTGCATGAGCATCTGTAAACGGAAGCTACTaaaagatgatgatggatg GTATCATCCAGATCCCAAattcttgcctttcccttccaGACACGTTGCTATAC GCGGGACCCAGGAAGAAACATACATGGTCGTGGATATGACCAACAGCACAAGTTTGAACAAGTTGGAGGAAGTAGAATTTTCGAGAGCCCTTTTTGAGCTATATGAAGGAGGCGTG TTTATGCATCAAGGAGAAACTTTCATA GTCAAAGAGGTCAGCCATGATTCCAAAGTGGCCAAAGTCGTTCGAGCGGACGTCAACTATATAACATCTCCAAG AGGCAGCAACATATTAGACGCGGTTGAACTGATTACTCCACCCTGGGAACGAGAAACTATTGGGTTCTGGATCGACCTGCCCAATGTCATATTGGAACGACTATACGCCGAGGAAATCGACGGAGCGGCCGCCATACACGCTGCCGAACACGCTGTCCTTAACCAGTACGCCTTATCCCAAGACGTTAAAACCGATTGCAGGGTCGCAAAGGAAGGATACGCCGATGGTAATACCTCAGCTAAACGGGCCCCCAG ATTAGTATTCTACGATGCTGTTGGAAAAACGGGCGGTGTAATTTCTCGAGCATTTGACAACG GCGTGCAAAGTCAAGCCTGCAAGGATGCAAACTTGATATCTTCAAAGTCTGGTGCTAAGATTATTCTTGACTACTTAACGGGGACGCAGATTGATTGTAAAGATGATACACCTAGGACCTAG